TACCTCGACGTATCGAGGGCCATCCCCGTGCTCGACCGACCGCAGGGCAACGTCGACCGCAGCATGGGTGACGTGCACCCGCTGGGCAATCCGCACTACTGGCTCGATCCCGAGAACGGCCGGCGCATCGCGCGGCTGTTCGAGGCGAAGTTCGCGCAGCTCGATCCGGCCAACGCCGCCGTCTACGACCGGAACGAGCGGGCGTTCGAGGAGCGGTTGAACGCCGCGGAGAAGAGCTGGCAAGCCGATCTCGATGCCATCCGCGGCAAGCCGGTGGTCGCGTGGCACACGAGCTGGCGCTACTTCGCCGAGTACAACGGGATGAACATCGTGGGCTTCATGGAGCCCAAGCCGGGGGTCCCGCCGTCACCCTCGCATCTCGCGGGTCTCATCGCCACGATGCGGCGCACGGGGGCGAAGGTGATCGTGATGGAGCCGTACTACGACAAGCGCACGGCGGACTTCGTGGCGCAGCGGACGGGCGCGCGGGTGCTCGTCCTTCCCCCTTCCGTGGGCGGCGTGCGGACGATC
The nucleotide sequence above comes from Longimicrobium sp.. Encoded proteins:
- a CDS encoding metal ABC transporter substrate-binding protein, producing the protein YLDVSRAIPVLDRPQGNVDRSMGDVHPLGNPHYWLDPENGRRIARLFEAKFAQLDPANAAVYDRNERAFEERLNAAEKSWQADLDAIRGKPVVAWHTSWRYFAEYNGMNIVGFMEPKPGVPPSPSHLAGLIATMRRTGAKVIVMEPYYDKRTADFVAQRTGARVLVLPPSVGGVRTITDYIQLMQYDVGQLAAAVR